The following coding sequences are from one Clostridioides difficile ATCC 9689 = DSM 1296 window:
- a CDS encoding glycoside hydrolase family 1 protein, with protein sequence MSFKKDFLWGGATAANQCEGAWNLDGKGPSCSDMCTGGSQKVSKRITRVIEKGTFYPSHEAIDFYHRYKEDIALFAEMGFKVFRFSIAWTRIFPTGMEKEPNEAGLKFYENVIDECLKYNIEPLITISHYEIPFAITEKYNGWVSRDVIDLYMNYCETIFKRYKGKVKYWLTFNEINSATMPMGGYLSQGILNEGTTDFINQVDILQLRFQGLHHQFVASAKAVKLAHEIDSNYQVGCMQIFATMYPYTCNPDDAVKTQRDSRVMNYFCGDVQVRGEYPTYMNRYFGENNIEIKMEKGDLEILKEGCVDFYTFSYYMSTCVSSDSKEDNTSGNILGGVKNPYLKSSEWGWQIDPEGLRYALNEIYDRYRIPMMVVENGLGAYDKKESNGVINDDYRIEYLKAHIEQMKEAVEDGVDLFGYTPWGCIDLVSASTGEMAKRYGFIYVDKYDDGSGDLSRIKKKSFDWYKQVIESNGERL encoded by the coding sequence ATGTCATTTAAAAAAGATTTTTTATGGGGTGGAGCAACAGCAGCAAATCAATGTGAAGGAGCATGGAATTTAGATGGGAAAGGTCCTTCTTGTTCAGATATGTGTACTGGAGGTTCTCAAAAAGTAAGTAAAAGAATAACGAGAGTTATAGAAAAAGGAACATTTTATCCAAGTCATGAAGCAATAGATTTTTATCACAGATACAAAGAAGATATAGCTTTATTTGCAGAAATGGGATTTAAGGTATTTAGATTTTCAATAGCATGGACTAGAATATTTCCAACTGGAATGGAGAAAGAACCAAATGAAGCAGGACTTAAATTTTATGAAAATGTGATAGATGAATGTTTAAAATATAATATAGAACCATTAATAACAATATCTCACTATGAAATACCATTTGCAATAACAGAGAAATACAATGGATGGGTTTCAAGAGATGTAATAGACTTGTATATGAATTACTGTGAAACAATATTTAAAAGATATAAAGGAAAAGTAAAATATTGGCTGACATTTAATGAAATAAATTCAGCTACAATGCCTATGGGAGGCTACTTATCACAAGGAATATTAAATGAAGGGACTACAGATTTTATAAACCAAGTAGATATACTTCAACTTCGTTTTCAAGGGTTACATCATCAATTTGTAGCAAGTGCTAAGGCTGTTAAGTTAGCTCATGAAATAGATTCAAATTATCAAGTTGGATGTATGCAAATATTTGCAACAATGTATCCTTATACTTGTAATCCAGATGATGCAGTTAAAACTCAAAGAGATAGTAGAGTAATGAATTATTTCTGTGGAGATGTACAAGTGCGTGGCGAATATCCAACTTATATGAATAGATATTTTGGAGAAAATAATATTGAAATAAAAATGGAAAAAGGAGATTTAGAAATTTTAAAAGAAGGTTGTGTAGATTTTTATACATTTAGTTATTATATGTCTACATGTGTAAGTAGTGATTCTAAAGAAGATAATACAAGTGGCAACATATTAGGTGGAGTGAAAAATCCATATCTTAAGTCTAGTGAATGGGGATGGCAAATAGACCCTGAAGGGCTTAGATATGCACTAAATGAAATTTATGATAGATATAGAATACCTATGATGGTAGTTGAAAATGGTTTAGGAGCTTATGATAAAAAAGAATCTAATGGAGTGATAAATGATGACTATCGTATAGAGTATTTAAAAGCACATATAGAGCAAATGAAGGAAGCTGTAGAAGATGGTGTTGATTTATTTGGATATACTCCATGGGGATGTATAGATTTAGTAAGTGCATCTACTGGTGAGATGGCCAAGAGATATGGGTTTATATACGTGGATAAGTATGATGATGGAAGTGGAGACTTGTCTAGGATTAAGAAAAAGAGTTTTGACTGGTATAAACAAGTAATAGAATCTAATGGTGAAAGGTTATAG
- a CDS encoding sigma-54 interaction domain-containing protein, giving the protein MKTIAVVTDGLSKLECFLNKNLEMIFKDKVMIKNYYLNKITEKELIKDDIILVMIDDRVLKIKKYVEDVSKIITINRSIKQKDIYKLFSLPEGIDVLVVNDNKHTVLETISNLYNIGINHLNFIPYNPNEEYRNIKIAITPGEASLVPKYIEEVIDLGHRYIDSSTFIQIIAKLKLDDKEITERLIKYTDEIISLYSGINTKYKELTIKADELNSIINLSNLGMAMVSDKGNIIICNNSLGDILDIQSNIIGKNIDELENENIKKIFSLSKAHDEVIKFNNKYLNVNKYNIESFGRVTGYYFCIQEITYIRKLEQNLSKKLREKGQVARYTFDDIKTVSTKMERTKKLGMKIAESDYTILITGESGTGKELMAQSIHNASPRHSQPFIAINCAAMPENLLESELFGYEEGAFTGALKGGKKGLFEQANNGTIFLDEIGDMPIYLQSKLLRVLQENQVMRVGGENVIDIDVRVIAATNKNLLEMIKGDRFRADLYYRINVLPINIPPLRERKEDIEAMLKHFMKRKRAISQDVQDIINAYEWPGNIRELKNTAMYINIMSSEDVILINDLPHNLLNITEDFSKEISILKDRTSIEKVKLVMECLKNANNLNKNIGRNGIVNSINELGYNITEGEVRGILNMLKELDLIICESGRKGSELNRRGKNILNSI; this is encoded by the coding sequence ATGAAAACAATAGCAGTAGTAACTGATGGGTTGTCTAAATTAGAATGTTTCTTAAATAAAAATCTAGAAATGATATTTAAAGATAAAGTAATGATAAAAAATTATTATTTAAATAAAATAACAGAGAAGGAATTAATAAAAGATGACATAATATTGGTAATGATAGATGATAGAGTATTAAAAATAAAAAAATATGTAGAAGATGTCTCAAAGATAATAACTATAAATAGGAGTATAAAGCAAAAGGATATATATAAGTTATTTTCATTGCCAGAAGGAATAGATGTATTAGTAGTAAACGATAATAAGCATACTGTATTGGAAACAATATCTAATTTATACAATATAGGAATAAATCATCTGAATTTTATACCATACAATCCCAATGAAGAATATAGAAATATTAAGATAGCTATAACGCCAGGAGAGGCAAGTTTAGTTCCAAAATATATAGAAGAAGTTATTGATTTAGGCCATAGGTATATTGATAGTTCAACGTTTATTCAAATAATAGCAAAACTCAAACTGGATGATAAAGAAATTACTGAAAGGCTAATTAAGTATACAGATGAAATAATTAGTTTATATTCAGGAATAAATACTAAATACAAAGAACTTACTATAAAAGCAGATGAACTAAATTCCATAATAAATTTATCAAACTTAGGTATGGCAATGGTATCAGATAAGGGAAACATAATTATTTGCAATAATAGTTTAGGGGATATACTAGATATTCAAAGTAATATTATAGGGAAAAATATAGATGAATTAGAGAATGAGAATATTAAAAAGATTTTTAGTTTGAGTAAGGCACATGATGAAGTTATAAAATTTAATAATAAGTACTTAAACGTAAATAAGTATAATATAGAGAGTTTTGGAAGGGTTACTGGATATTATTTTTGTATTCAAGAAATAACTTACATAAGAAAATTGGAGCAAAACCTATCAAAGAAGCTTAGAGAAAAGGGACAAGTTGCTAGATATACTTTTGATGATATAAAAACAGTTTCAACGAAGATGGAAAGAACTAAGAAATTAGGTATGAAAATAGCTGAATCTGATTATACAATTCTTATAACGGGAGAAAGTGGAACGGGAAAAGAACTCATGGCTCAGTCTATTCATAATGCATCACCAAGACATAGTCAGCCATTTATTGCGATAAACTGTGCAGCTATGCCAGAAAATTTACTTGAAAGTGAACTTTTTGGATATGAAGAAGGTGCTTTTACAGGAGCTTTAAAAGGAGGTAAAAAAGGATTATTTGAACAGGCTAACAATGGAACTATATTTTTGGATGAAATAGGAGACATGCCTATATACTTACAAAGCAAATTACTTAGAGTATTACAAGAGAATCAAGTAATGAGGGTTGGAGGAGAAAATGTAATAGATATAGATGTTAGAGTAATTGCGGCTACAAATAAAAATTTATTAGAAATGATAAAAGGAGATAGATTTAGAGCAGATTTATACTATAGGATAAATGTATTGCCCATAAATATACCACCTTTAAGAGAGCGAAAAGAAGATATAGAAGCTATGTTAAAGCATTTTATGAAAAGGAAGAGAGCAATTAGTCAAGATGTTCAAGACATTATTAATGCATATGAATGGCCAGGTAATATAAGAGAATTAAAAAATACTGCTATGTATATTAACATTATGAGTTCTGAGGATGTTATTTTAATAAATGATTTACCTCATAACTTATTAAATATAACTGAAGATTTTAGTAAAGAAATAAGTATATTAAAGGATAGAACATCTATAGAGAAAGTAAAGTTAGTAATGGAGTGTTTAAAAAATGCCAATAATCTTAATAAAAATATAGGTAGAAATGGTATTGTTAATTCAATAAATGAATTAGGCTACAATATAACAGAAGGTGAGGTAAGGGGAATACTTAATATGTTAAAAGAGCTGGATTTGATAATATGTGAATCTGGTAGAAAGGGAAGTGAATTAAATAGAAGGGGAAAAAATATATTAAACAGTATTTAA
- a CDS encoding APC family permease, which yields MEKGIKLGFWSIVLLGINAIIGSGIFGLPGDAYTDIGPASILVLVFCMLLAVSIALCFAEAGSWFDTDGGPYLYAKEAFGDFVGFEVGFMKWIVSMIAWATMANFFAVTLSSVWPQAAEPLTKNIIIGILVVGLGIINFMGMKQSKHLNNIMTIGKLLPIVLFIAVGLFFIKGSNFTPFVIIQKGQSASSAFVAVSITLFYAFTGFESLAVAAKDMENPKKNVPKALVMVMFVVSVIYMLILGISIGVLGNGLAGSATPVADAAIKMLGPIGGYIITIGTIVSVGGINIASSIFTPRSAAALVEQGLMPKSIRKTNKNGAPYIAIIVSVIGTLLIAWSGSFTTLSQISVVSRFIQYIPTCLAVLILRKKYAGKDVNFRIPGGAIIPIFAVIISILLLIKAGIDEPMKIVWGLGGMIIVVPIYFYMTKVYSKKYNDVEVK from the coding sequence ATGGAAAAAGGCATTAAGTTAGGTTTTTGGAGTATTGTACTATTAGGAATCAATGCAATAATAGGGTCAGGTATATTCGGGTTACCTGGTGATGCTTATACAGATATAGGTCCAGCAAGTATATTAGTATTAGTTTTTTGTATGCTTTTAGCTGTTTCTATTGCTTTATGTTTTGCTGAAGCAGGTAGTTGGTTTGATACTGATGGAGGGCCCTATCTTTATGCAAAAGAGGCATTTGGAGATTTTGTTGGATTTGAAGTTGGATTTATGAAGTGGATAGTTAGTATGATTGCTTGGGCTACTATGGCAAATTTCTTTGCTGTAACACTATCATCTGTATGGCCACAAGCAGCAGAACCACTTACTAAAAATATAATAATTGGTATATTAGTTGTAGGGCTTGGGATTATAAATTTTATGGGAATGAAACAATCTAAGCACTTAAATAATATCATGACTATAGGAAAATTATTACCAATAGTTTTATTTATAGCTGTAGGATTATTCTTTATAAAGGGTTCTAATTTTACCCCATTTGTAATAATACAAAAAGGTCAAAGTGCGTCATCAGCTTTTGTAGCAGTATCTATAACTTTATTTTATGCTTTTACAGGATTTGAATCTTTAGCTGTTGCAGCAAAAGATATGGAGAACCCTAAGAAAAATGTACCTAAAGCATTGGTAATGGTAATGTTTGTAGTATCAGTAATATATATGCTTATACTGGGAATAAGTATAGGGGTGTTGGGTAATGGCTTAGCAGGGTCAGCTACTCCTGTTGCAGATGCTGCCATTAAGATGTTAGGTCCTATAGGCGGGTATATAATTACAATAGGAACTATAGTATCTGTTGGAGGTATAAATATTGCATCATCCATATTTACACCAAGGTCTGCTGCTGCTTTGGTTGAACAAGGATTAATGCCTAAGTCTATAAGAAAAACTAATAAAAATGGAGCTCCTTATATAGCAATTATAGTATCTGTCATAGGAACTTTACTAATAGCATGGTCGGGTTCATTCACAACATTATCTCAAATAAGTGTTGTATCTAGATTTATTCAATATATTCCTACATGTCTAGCTGTACTAATATTGAGAAAGAAGTATGCTGGTAAAGATGTAAATTTTAGAATACCTGGAGGAGCAATTATACCAATATTTGCAGTTATTATAAGTATATTATTACTGATAAAAGCAGGTATTGATGAACCTATGAAGATAGTTTGG
- a CDS encoding 6-phospho-beta-glucosidase yields the protein MALRKDFLWGGATAANQCEGGYKEDGRGLANVDVTPQGKDRFPVLAGKMKMFECDDEHYYPAHEAIDMYHNYKEDIKLFAEMGFKCYRMSIAWTRIFPTGVKDVPNEEGLKFYEDLFDECLKYGIEPVVTICHFDVPMYLVKKYGAWRNRKLVDLYVKYCEVIFTRFKGKVKYWLTFNEINMILHLPFIGAGLYIEEGENEEQIKYQAAHHQLVASALVTKLAHNINQEFKIGCMLAAGNTYPNTCNPLDVWKSIEKDRENYFFIDVQSRGEYPTYALKELERKGINIVMEEDDKKILKENTVDFISFSYYSSRLTSADPKVNILTEGNVFASLKNPYLDASEWGWQIDPLGLRITMNSLYNRYQKPLFIVENGLGAVDNPDENGNINDDYRIDYLRAHIKAMIDAVELDGVDLWGYTPWGCIDLVSASTGEMKKRYGFIYVDKDNDGNGTLKRSKKKSFAWYKKVIESNGEEL from the coding sequence ATGGCACTTAGAAAAGATTTTTTATGGGGTGGAGCAACAGCAGCAAATCAATGTGAAGGTGGATATAAAGAAGATGGTAGAGGTCTAGCTAATGTTGACGTTACACCGCAAGGAAAAGATAGATTTCCAGTTTTGGCTGGGAAAATGAAAATGTTTGAATGTGATGATGAACACTATTACCCAGCTCATGAAGCAATAGATATGTATCACAATTATAAAGAAGATATAAAATTATTTGCTGAGATGGGATTTAAATGCTATCGTATGTCAATAGCATGGACTAGGATATTTCCAACAGGAGTTAAGGATGTTCCAAATGAAGAGGGACTAAAATTCTATGAAGATTTATTTGATGAGTGTTTAAAGTATGGAATAGAACCAGTAGTAACAATCTGTCATTTTGATGTTCCCATGTATTTGGTAAAAAAATATGGAGCATGGAGAAATCGTAAGCTAGTAGACTTATATGTAAAATACTGTGAAGTTATTTTTACAAGGTTTAAAGGTAAGGTAAAGTATTGGCTAACATTTAATGAAATAAACATGATACTTCATTTACCATTTATAGGTGCAGGTCTCTATATTGAAGAGGGAGAAAATGAAGAACAAATAAAATACCAAGCTGCACATCATCAATTAGTTGCGAGTGCGTTAGTTACTAAACTAGCACATAACATAAATCAAGAATTTAAAATAGGGTGTATGTTAGCAGCAGGAAATACTTATCCTAATACTTGTAACCCACTAGATGTATGGAAATCTATAGAAAAAGATAGGGAAAATTACTTTTTTATAGATGTACAATCTCGTGGAGAATATCCAACATATGCATTAAAAGAATTGGAGAGAAAAGGAATAAATATAGTGATGGAAGAAGATGATAAAAAGATACTTAAAGAGAACACAGTAGATTTTATTTCGTTCTCATATTACTCATCAAGACTTACAAGTGCAGACCCAAAAGTAAATATTTTAACAGAAGGAAATGTTTTTGCAAGTCTTAAAAATCCATATCTAGATGCAAGTGAGTGGGGATGGCAAATAGACCCATTAGGGCTTAGAATAACTATGAACTCTTTATATAACCGTTATCAAAAACCATTATTTATAGTTGAAAATGGACTAGGAGCAGTAGATAATCCAGATGAAAATGGAAATATAAATGATGATTATAGAATTGATTATTTACGTGCTCATATAAAAGCCATGATAGATGCTGTTGAGTTAGATGGTGTTGATTTATGGGGGTACACACCATGGGGATGTATTGACTTAGTAAGTGCAAGTACTGGAGAAATGAAGAAGCGCTATGGATTTATATATGTGGATAAAGATAATGATGGAAATGGAACTTTAAAACGCAGTAAAAAGAAGAGTTTTGCCTGGTATAAAAAAGTAATAGAATCAAATGGTGAAGAATTATAA